The DNA window CCTCCTGATTAAATGAGTCGCGTGGGATTCGAACCCACGGCCCCCTGCTTAAAAGGCAGGTGCTCTACCTCCTGAGCTAGCGACTCTATTGTTGAATAGTATATCAATTCGAAAATTCAAGTCAACAACAATGATTAAACTAATTTTAAATATTTCAGTCTAAAAACAAAAAGGAGGATTCAGTGAAATTATTGAAAATCGCATTGCTCGTACTGGCCGTGTTGACTCAAACAGCATACGGCAGGGACTTAGGGCGGGAAAAACAGCGGGAATTCCATGAAGAAAGAGAAAACCACCCGCCGCCGGATCGTGAAAACAACGATCGGCACGAATTTCGGTTCCGGTTGTTTGAAGAGCTCGATATGACCGATTCGCAGAAAGATGAAATAAAAGCGATGTTTGAAGAAAACAGGGAATTTAACCGCGGTGTCCGCGAACAGATGAGAGAAAAATTCGAAGAAATCAAGAACGCCATCGAAAACGGTATGTCTCAAAGCGAAGTTGAGGCGGCAATGGATGAGATAATGAACAGCGAAAGGCAAATAGCGCTGCAGCGCATCCGGCTGGCTTTTTCTCTCAGGCAGGTATTGACGGAGGAACAACTCGGAAAACTGCCGACGGATTTCCTTGCCAGAATGATACTCCCTCCTCCGCAGGGACAAAGAGACGAAAGAAACGAACACAGGTTCATGGACTGCCACTGAAATTGTTTGAAAAGAATGCGGCGTATTTTTAAAAAAATACGCCGCATATATTTTGTTTGAAAGAAATCAAAGTCCGTTGTTTTTTAAAAATCAAACTCGAGGTCGTATATTTTTTCGGGTGTTATCTCGATTTCGATAAAAGTGTCTGAATATCCTGTTTTTCGCAGGTAATTTGAGTTAAATACGTAATCTCTGAGAGCCGTGTCCAGTTTTTCAGGCATTTCGATCCTGAAAACGCGGCCGCCAGAGTCGATGTCGAAACGGATTTTTACCGATCCTGTTAATTCCGGATGTTCTTTTCTGACGTCGTCCAAGGTCGTCAGTTCAAAAAAACCTTCACCCGAAGCGGTTTCCTCGCAAGCGACGGAAGGTTGTGACGAACATTCGATTTCTTGAGTGAGACTCCTGTCCAAAGGGATCGCGTCTTCAGTTCCGTCCGAAGATAAACCTGCATTTTCGTCTATCTCGGAACATGCCCCCGCAACTTTTAGAGCCGACGCGGGAAAAAGAAAGTCTTGATCCTGATAGTCGGGCGTAGTTGATGACACTGTTCCGACCAAGTCAACACCGGATTCCTGAATTTCCGTGGAAATCCCCCCGTAAGCAGTTCGACTGATAAGGCAGTCTGCCGCGTAATATCCGGTTGAGTCTTTAGCGTTTCCCGTAATCGCTGTTTCATTCTCTTCGTCTGACTGATTCAAAGCAAATACGGAGCGATGGGTCGTCGCCTGTCTTTGCAGGTTTTCAGTTTCAACGGCAGTTTGAGTTTTTTTGTTTTGAATGTCCCTGTATGTGTTGACGAACATCAGTCTGAAAATGATGGCGAAAATAAGGACAAAACCCATAATGCCGACGGCGGACATTTCTCTTCTCGACATGAAGGAAAACAATTGCCCCCATTCAAAGCCCGGTTTTCTCGGCAATTGAGTCATGATTGCAGAGGACAGGGATTTAAAGTATGAGTCGGAAGGCATTATCTCGCTGTCGGCAACCTTGCCGATCTTAGTGTCTATGGATTTCATTTCTTCGTAATATTGCCGGCATTCGCCGCACATTTTGAGATGTTCGCGGACTATGTAGGAGTCCTCAATGTTCAGCTCTTTGTCTATGAAAGCGCCTATCATGTCAATTATTTTTTCGTGTTCCATCACGACCTCTTGGAAAATTTATCGAGAATCAGTTTTCTCGCTCTGTTAAGTCTAGACATTACTGTCCCAACCGGGACTGAAATTTTTTCTGAAATCTCGGTGTAGCTGAAACCTTCCGCTCTCAGCACTAAAACTTCCCTGTATTCGGGCGTCAGTTCGGACAGTATCTCTTTTATTCCGTCAAGTTCATCAATTTCTTTGAGAAAGTCCTTTTTTTCAGGGCGAGATCCGGGATTTTCGTATAATTCCTGAACGCGCGATTTACTCGTGATTTTTTTTCTGAGAAAATCTTTACTGAGGTTTATTGCTATTGTAGCGAGCCATGGATAGAAATCGTTCCCTCGCTTGAAAGAATTCAGGTTTTTGAAGCATCTGATGAAAGTGTCCTGCATTATGTCGTCCATGTCATCGCTGTCAATGTAATACTTCCTCTTGATCTGCGCGTACACTTTCTTTTGATATTTTTCGATGAGCAGTCCAAAACATTCCCTGTCCCCCTTCAAGACTTTATCAATTATCTCATCGTCCGCTTTTTCTTTATTTTCTATACCCGAAAACATCCTTTTTTATTCCACTTCTTTCGTTTTAAAAGTCGAGAAGATTATCCAGAGAACCGCGCCGACAGAAATTGCCGCGTCGGCGACGTTAAAAGCCCAAAATCTGTGACGTCCTATGCCTATGTCAATGAAGTCTATGACTCCTCCTGACCTCATAATTTTATCTGCAAGGTTACCCACCGCTCCGGCAAATACCATGAAGAGTCC is part of the candidate division WOR-3 bacterium genome and encodes:
- a CDS encoding Spy/CpxP family protein refolding chaperone; protein product: MKLLKIALLVLAVLTQTAYGRDLGREKQREFHEERENHPPPDRENNDRHEFRFRLFEELDMTDSQKDEIKAMFEENREFNRGVREQMREKFEEIKNAIENGMSQSEVEAAMDEIMNSERQIALQRIRLAFSLRQVLTEEQLGKLPTDFLARMILPPPQGQRDERNEHRFMDCH
- a CDS encoding sigma-70 family RNA polymerase sigma factor, which translates into the protein MFSGIENKEKADDEIIDKVLKGDRECFGLLIEKYQKKVYAQIKRKYYIDSDDMDDIMQDTFIRCFKNLNSFKRGNDFYPWLATIAINLSKDFLRKKITSKSRVQELYENPGSRPEKKDFLKEIDELDGIKEILSELTPEYREVLVLRAEGFSYTEISEKISVPVGTVMSRLNRARKLILDKFSKRS
- a CDS encoding zf-HC2 domain-containing protein, translating into MEHEKIIDMIGAFIDKELNIEDSYIVREHLKMCGECRQYYEEMKSIDTKIGKVADSEIMPSDSYFKSLSSAIMTQLPRKPGFEWGQLFSFMSRREMSAVGIMGFVLIFAIIFRLMFVNTYRDIQNKKTQTAVETENLQRQATTHRSVFALNQSDEENETAITGNAKDSTGYYAADCLISRTAYGGISTEIQESGVDLVGTVSSTTPDYQDQDFLFPASALKVAGACSEIDENAGLSSDGTEDAIPLDRSLTQEIECSSQPSVACEETASGEGFFELTTLDDVRKEHPELTGSVKIRFDIDSGGRVFRIEMPEKLDTALRDYVFNSNYLRKTGYSDTFIEIEITPEKIYDLEFDF